Proteins encoded within one genomic window of Ranitomeya variabilis isolate aRanVar5 chromosome 4, aRanVar5.hap1, whole genome shotgun sequence:
- the YWHAB gene encoding 14-3-3 protein beta/alpha has protein sequence MDKSEMVQKAKLAEQAERYDDMAAAMKAVTEQGGELSNEERNLLSVAYKNVVGARRSSWRVVSSIETKTEGNDKKQQMAREYREKIEAELTEICTDVLDLLDKHLIANATPPESKVFYLKMKGDYYRYLSEVASGDQKQGTVANSQQAYQEAFEISKSEMQPTHPIRLGLALNFSVFYYEILNSPEKACSLAKSAFDEAIAELDTLNEESYKDSTLIMQLLRDNLTLWTSEHQSEEADNVEGDN, from the exons ATGGACAAGAGTGAAATGGTACAGAAGGCTAAGCTGGCTGAGCAGGCCGAGCGCTACGACGACATGGCTGCCGCCATGAAAGCTGTGACTGAGCAGGGAGGCGAGCTCTCGAACGAGGAGAGGAACCTGCTCTCTGTTGCCTACAAAAATGTTGTAGGTGCCCGCCGGTCCTCTTGGCGAGTGGTCTCCAGCATCGAGACGAAGACTGAAGGAAATGATAAAAAGCAGCAGATGGCACGTGAATATCGTGAGAAGATTGAGGCAGAGCTGACAGAGATCTGCACAGATGTTTTG GACCTGCTGGATAAGCATCTGATTGCAAATGCAACTCCACCAGAAAGCAAGGTTTTCTATCTGAAAATGAAAGGGGATTATTACCGATACCTTTCAGAAGTAGCCAGCGGAGATCAGAAACAAG GTACTGTAGCCAACTCCCAGCAGGCCTACCAAGAAGCTTTTGAAATTAGTAAGAGCGAGATGCAGCCGACACATCCTATTCGACTTGGACTGGCCCTCAACTTCTCAGTCTTCTACTATGAAATCCTCAACTCTCCAGAAAAAGCCTGCAGTCTAGCAAAATCC GCATTTGATGAGGCGATAGCTGAACTGGACACATTGAATGAGGAGTCCTATAAAGACAGCACTCTTATCATGCAGCTACTAAGGGACAATCTTACA CTATGGACTTCAGAACACCAGAGCGAGGAGGCTGACAACGTAGAGGGAGACAACTAA